One Defluviimonas sp. SAOS-178_SWC DNA window includes the following coding sequences:
- a CDS encoding acyl carrier protein produces the protein MSTLEASIRNVFGQVWKQEKNSDAPALAPDTVLLETGLDSLGFAIFVTSLDEELGFDPFTLSDEAFYPQTFAEFVAFYERYQPKA, from the coding sequence ATGAGCACTCTTGAAGCAAGCATCCGGAATGTCTTCGGACAGGTCTGGAAACAGGAGAAGAACAGCGACGCACCCGCCCTCGCCCCGGATACGGTCCTGCTCGAGACCGGTCTCGACAGCCTCGGCTTCGCGATCTTCGTGACCTCGCTCGACGAGGAGTTGGGCTTCGACCCCTTCACCCTGTCGGACGAAGCCTTCTATCCGCAGACCTTCGCCGAATTCGTCGCGTTCTATGAACGCTACCAGCCCAAGGCATGA
- a CDS encoding acyltransferase codes for MSLLSAIRTVVHRKIVLPGVNFLYGRVYGMDLGKDVRISMGAKLDKTHPEGIHIGDYTAITSGAAILTHDFVNRTHRDVHIGRNCFIGYGAIVLPGVRIGDSVIVTGNSVVGRDVPSNSVVMGNPARVVEQNIVTGPWGIRLDKGNDSPIDH; via the coding sequence ATGTCTTTGCTCTCTGCGATCAGAACCGTCGTCCACAGAAAGATCGTTCTGCCAGGCGTGAATTTCCTATATGGGCGCGTCTACGGAATGGACCTCGGCAAGGATGTGCGGATCTCGATGGGCGCGAAACTCGACAAGACCCACCCGGAGGGGATTCACATCGGTGACTACACGGCCATCACGTCGGGTGCGGCGATCCTGACGCATGATTTCGTCAACCGTACCCACCGCGACGTCCATATCGGCCGCAACTGCTTCATCGGGTACGGCGCGATCGTGCTGCCCGGCGTCCGCATCGGCGATTCCGTCATCGTCACCGGCAATTCAGTCGTAGGCCGCGACGTGCCGTCGAATTCGGTGGTGATGGGAAATCCCGCGCGTGTGGTCGAACAGAACATCGTCACCGGCCCCTGGGGCATCCGCCTTGACAAGGGGAACGACTCTCCGATCGACCATTGA
- a CDS encoding VOC family protein — translation MPARVEHVNITVTDPRATARILTSLFGWKVRWEGAAKDNGFTVHVGSDDSYLALYAPAMPLTGQAERYVKRGSLNHVGLVVGDLDAAERAVRAAGYEPRSHADYEPGRRFYFDGDDGVEYELVSYAA, via the coding sequence ATCCCCGCCCGTGTCGAACACGTGAACATCACCGTCACCGATCCCAGGGCCACCGCCCGGATCCTCACGTCGCTCTTCGGTTGGAAGGTCAGATGGGAGGGCGCCGCAAAAGACAACGGCTTTACCGTCCATGTCGGCTCCGACGACAGCTACCTCGCGCTCTATGCGCCTGCGATGCCCCTCACCGGCCAGGCCGAACGCTATGTGAAGCGCGGGTCGCTGAACCATGTCGGGCTCGTGGTGGGCGACCTCGACGCGGCCGAACGCGCCGTGCGCGCCGCCGGCTACGAGCCGCGCAGCCATGCCGACTACGAACCTGGACGGCGCTTCTATTTCGACGGCGACGATGGGGTCGAATACGAACTCGTCAGCTATGCCGCCTGA
- the soxR gene encoding redox-sensitive transcriptional activator SoxR gives MERELTIGALARRTGLAVSAIRFYEERGLVRPGRNAGGQRRFARSDIRRLSFVMIAQKLGYTIAEIAARLGELPEGRAPDAEDWRAMAEGFRAELDARIALMTEFRDKLDGCIGCGCLSLTRCALYNPDDRASMRGSGPRYLMGDRPDQAEPPSSLQKRS, from the coding sequence ATGGAAAGGGAACTGACGATCGGCGCGCTGGCGCGGCGGACCGGACTCGCGGTGTCGGCGATCCGGTTCTACGAGGAACGCGGGCTGGTCCGGCCGGGCCGCAATGCGGGCGGCCAGCGCCGGTTCGCCCGCAGCGATATCCGGCGGCTATCCTTCGTGATGATCGCTCAGAAGCTCGGCTACACCATCGCCGAGATCGCGGCGCGGCTCGGCGAATTGCCGGAGGGCAGGGCGCCCGATGCGGAGGACTGGCGGGCGATGGCAGAAGGCTTCCGCGCGGAGCTGGACGCACGGATCGCGCTCATGACCGAGTTTCGCGACAAGCTCGACGGGTGTATCGGCTGTGGCTGCCTGTCGCTGACGCGCTGCGCGCTTTACAATCCGGACGATCGCGCGTCCATGCGCGGGTCCGGCCCGCGCTATCTGATGGGCGACCGGCCGGATCAGGCGGAACCGCCGTCCTCCTTGCAGAAGAGATCGTAG
- a CDS encoding ArsR/SmtB family transcription factor, producing MALTDPLTHLDAPSYSPRCDVAPEDMMSRAESASTFLKALAHEGRLMILCHLSTGEKTVTELEILLSSRQAAVSQQLARLRLEGVVEARREGKAIFYSLADTRAERLIGVLYDLFCKEDGGSA from the coding sequence ATGGCCCTGACCGACCCCCTGACGCACCTCGATGCGCCTAGCTATTCGCCGCGTTGCGATGTCGCGCCGGAAGATATGATGTCGCGCGCCGAAAGCGCGTCGACCTTCCTAAAGGCGCTCGCGCATGAAGGCCGGCTGATGATCCTGTGCCACCTTTCGACCGGCGAAAAGACCGTGACGGAGCTTGAGATCCTGCTCTCCTCGCGCCAGGCGGCGGTCAGCCAGCAGCTTGCGCGGCTCAGGCTCGAAGGGGTGGTCGAGGCGCGGCGCGAAGGCAAGGCGATCTTCTATTCGCTCGCCGACACCCGGGCCGAACGGCTGATCGGTGTGCTCTACGATCTCTTCTGCAAGGAGGACGGCGGTTCCGCCTGA